The following coding sequences lie in one Peromyscus maniculatus bairdii isolate BWxNUB_F1_BW_parent chromosome 3, HU_Pman_BW_mat_3.1, whole genome shotgun sequence genomic window:
- the Mad2l1 gene encoding mitotic spindle assembly checkpoint protein MAD2A produces MAQQLAREQGITLRGSAEIVAEFFSFGINSILYQRGIYPSETFTRVQKYGLTLLVTTDPELIKYLNNVVEQLKDWLYKCSVQKLVVVISNIESGEVLERWQFDIECDKTAKEDGVCREKSQKAIQDEIRSVIRQITATVTFLPLLEVSCSFDLLIYTDKDLVVPEKWEESGPQFITNSEEVRLRSFTTTIHKVNSMVAYKVPVND; encoded by the exons ATGGCACAGCAGCTCGCCCGGGAGCAAGGCATCACCCTGCGCGGGAGCGCGGAGATCGTAGCCGAATTTTTTT cGTTTGGCATCAACAGCATTTTGTACCAGCGTGGCATATATCCATCGGAAACCTTTACTCGAGTGCAGAAATACGGACTCACCTTGCTTGTAACTACTGACCCCGAACTCATCAAGTATCTCAATAATGTGGTGGAGCAGCTAAAAG ACTGGCTCTACAAGTGCTCAGTGCAGAAACTGGTGGTGGTCATCTCAAACATTGAAAGTGGAGAGGTCCTTGAAAGATGGCAGTTTGATATTGAGTGTGACAAGACTGCAAAAGAGGACGG TGTTTGTAGAGAAAAGTCACAGAAAGCCATCCAGGATGAAATCCGTTCAGTGATCAGGCAGATCACAGCTACTGTGACTTTTCTGCCACTGTTGGAAGTTTCTT GTTCATTTGATCTGCTGATTTACACTGACAAAGATTTGGTGGTACCTGAAAAATGGGAGGAATCAGGACCCCAGTTCATTACCAATTCTGAAGAAGTCCGTCTCCGCTCATTTACTACCACCATCCACAAAGTGAACAGTATGGTGGCCTACAAAGTCCCTGTCAATGACTGA